In Halobaculum sp. XH14, a single genomic region encodes these proteins:
- a CDS encoding SDR family NAD(P)-dependent oxidoreductase, which produces MANLNGERIVVTGASRGLGRSMALRLSAEGASVALVARDGDELTAVAADADGETLVAPADVRDADSVSRAVERTVDAFGGIDTLVNNAAVGLLSLGKDGKLLGDVTEDEWELVLDTNLTGVFRFSKATLPHMLDGGSGNVVNVSSGLAEKPAPRFGPYAASKAGVEALTRTMAAEYDEAGINVNSLGPGGRVNTAFWDHLPDEERESILQPDVMDEAAVLLAGQGPEGVSGESLAAPAWERRLG; this is translated from the coding sequence ATGGCGAACCTGAACGGCGAACGGATCGTGGTCACGGGCGCGAGCCGCGGGCTCGGTCGGTCGATGGCGCTGCGACTGTCGGCGGAGGGCGCGAGCGTGGCGCTGGTCGCGCGTGACGGGGACGAACTGACCGCGGTGGCCGCGGACGCCGACGGGGAGACGCTGGTCGCGCCGGCGGACGTGCGGGACGCCGACTCGGTGTCCCGCGCCGTCGAGCGGACGGTCGACGCGTTCGGCGGGATCGACACCCTGGTGAACAACGCCGCGGTGGGCCTGTTGAGCCTCGGGAAGGACGGCAAGCTCCTCGGGGACGTGACCGAGGACGAGTGGGAGCTGGTGCTCGACACGAACCTGACCGGCGTGTTCCGGTTCTCGAAGGCGACGCTGCCACACATGCTCGACGGGGGCTCCGGGAACGTCGTCAACGTCTCCTCGGGGCTGGCGGAGAAACCGGCGCCCAGGTTCGGCCCGTACGCCGCCTCGAAGGCCGGCGTGGAGGCCCTGACGCGGACGATGGCGGCCGAGTACGACGAGGCGGGGATCAACGTCAACAGCCTCGGTCCCGGCGGCCGGGTGAACACGGCGTTCTGGGACCACCTGCCCGACGAGGAGCGGGAGTCGATCCTGCAGCCGGACGTCATGGACGAGGCGGCGGTGCTGCTGGCCGGACAGGGACCTGAGGGCGTGAGCGGGGAATCGCTCGCGGCCCCGGCGTGGGAACGTCGGCTCGGCTGA
- a CDS encoding cupin domain-containing protein, whose product MPTPSKEFHDPTAEANEYEWEQAGAYSDGVSEMILHEEPDGSHTRFLKLEPGTESESVITHEFYEEAYVLHGELIDKRLDESFTAGMYAYRKPGMEHGPYRSPNGCLTFEVRYYE is encoded by the coding sequence ATGCCAACCCCCAGCAAGGAGTTCCACGACCCGACCGCCGAGGCGAACGAGTACGAGTGGGAGCAGGCCGGCGCCTACTCGGACGGGGTCTCCGAGATGATCCTGCACGAAGAACCGGACGGCAGCCACACGCGGTTCCTGAAACTGGAGCCGGGGACCGAGTCCGAGTCGGTCATCACCCACGAGTTCTACGAGGAGGCGTACGTCCTCCACGGCGAACTCATCGACAAGCGGCTGGACGAGTCCTTCACGGCCGGCATGTACGCGTACCGCAAGCCCGGGATGGAACACGGCCCGTATCGGTCACCCAACGGCTGTCTCACGTTCGAGGTCAGATACTACGAATGA
- a CDS encoding DUF2848 family protein, which yields MTIYGCLLHRNGDEESVSLSIDRLVNAGWTGRDRDAVDRHVAELEAEGVSPPDRTPILYPKPRHSLSTGTNIQVASGETSGEVEVAFYVAHDRVYVTVGSDHTDRELETENVALSKQVCPNVVGDTFWQLAEVADHWDELELRSWTGDPTDPDRYQTGTLAELRPPEDLFSLLEDRTTPPHDGTLLFSGSVGTDAGELRTEPYFEAELRDPVLNRTLSVAYTVDVIDWHTPEGT from the coding sequence ATGACCATCTACGGGTGCCTGCTCCACCGGAACGGGGACGAGGAGTCGGTCAGCCTCTCGATCGACCGCCTCGTCAACGCCGGCTGGACGGGGCGGGACCGCGACGCCGTCGACCGGCACGTCGCCGAACTCGAAGCCGAGGGGGTGTCCCCGCCCGATCGAACCCCGATCCTCTACCCGAAGCCCCGCCACTCGCTCTCGACCGGGACGAACATCCAGGTCGCCTCAGGCGAGACGAGCGGCGAGGTGGAGGTCGCCTTCTACGTCGCACACGACAGGGTGTACGTGACGGTCGGCAGCGACCACACGGACCGGGAACTCGAGACGGAGAACGTCGCGCTCTCGAAGCAGGTGTGTCCGAACGTCGTCGGGGACACGTTCTGGCAACTCGCGGAGGTGGCCGACCACTGGGACGAACTCGAACTCAGGAGCTGGACCGGCGATCCGACCGATCCGGACCGGTACCAGACCGGGACGCTGGCGGAGCTCCGTCCCCCCGAGGACCTGTTCTCGTTGCTCGAGGACCGGACGACGCCCCCGCACGACGGGACGCTCCTGTTCTCGGGCAGCGTCGGGACCGACGCCGGCGAACTGCGGACCGAACCGTACTTCGAGGCGGAGCTCCGTGACCCCGTCCTGAACCGGACGCTGTCCGTCGCCTACACCGTCGACGTCATCGACTGGCACACGCCCGAGGGCACCTGA
- a CDS encoding Rieske (2Fe-2S) protein, giving the protein MSSETSHRVAAADEIDPGEGMGVEVDGIEIALFNVEGEFHAISNRCPHQRAPLCKVGEKKINGELCWSDTRGGVDAETPAISCPWHLWEIELETGEHPVSGSKIGCFDVVVEEGDVFVEL; this is encoded by the coding sequence ATGTCGTCGGAAACCTCCCACCGGGTCGCGGCGGCCGACGAGATCGACCCCGGCGAGGGGATGGGTGTCGAGGTCGACGGCATCGAGATCGCCCTGTTCAACGTCGAGGGCGAGTTCCACGCCATCAGCAACCGGTGTCCACACCAGCGCGCCCCGCTCTGCAAGGTCGGCGAGAAGAAGATCAACGGTGAGCTGTGCTGGAGTGACACCCGCGGCGGGGTCGACGCCGAGACGCCGGCCATCTCCTGTCCGTGGCACCTCTGGGAGATCGAACTCGAGACGGGCGAACATCCCGTGTCCGGGTCGAAGATCGGGTGCTTCGACGTCGTGGTCGAGGAGGGCGACGTGTTCGTCGAGCTCTAG
- a CDS encoding LLM class flavin-dependent oxidoreductase, giving the protein MEIIHFHLMPWQRTEDAIAWPYSEDKFDPAIGGDLYETYFSQLEYSEELGFDTIGFNEHHYTAYGLMPGPNLVAAHMAARTDEIGLAVMGNVLPIRGNPIRVAEEMAMLDNISDGRMTSGFVRGIPTEYAAYNVDPDESRGRFEEAWELVVEAWTAEEPFDWDGEFWQYDDVYIWPRPKQDPHPPLWMPAESRKSIEWAAKKRVPMAQVYVGTENLVDSADYYRQVAREEYGWEPTEEYFSPCRPVYVAETMGKARAEAEEHLEFFYDTLFAGLYRAGAVQQVGESAYREDDSFSYADHTPEKGKKAMNFDFDELQETGEIIVGSPEYVVGEIERQYEAIGGFGTFIGLFQFGTLPDDLVRRNLERFSDDVMPEVRSLTN; this is encoded by the coding sequence ATGGAAATCATCCATTTCCATCTGATGCCGTGGCAACGGACCGAGGACGCCATCGCGTGGCCCTACTCCGAGGACAAGTTCGACCCGGCGATCGGGGGCGACCTCTACGAGACGTACTTCTCCCAGCTCGAGTACTCCGAGGAGCTCGGATTCGACACCATCGGCTTCAACGAGCACCACTACACCGCCTACGGCCTGATGCCCGGCCCGAACCTCGTCGCAGCCCACATGGCGGCCCGGACCGACGAGATCGGCCTCGCGGTCATGGGCAACGTGCTGCCGATCCGCGGCAACCCGATCCGGGTGGCAGAGGAGATGGCGATGCTCGACAACATCAGCGACGGACGGATGACGAGCGGGTTCGTCCGCGGCATCCCGACCGAGTACGCCGCCTACAACGTCGACCCCGACGAATCGCGCGGCCGCTTCGAGGAAGCCTGGGAACTCGTCGTCGAAGCCTGGACCGCCGAGGAGCCGTTCGACTGGGACGGCGAGTTCTGGCAGTACGACGACGTCTACATCTGGCCGCGACCCAAGCAGGACCCCCACCCGCCGCTCTGGATGCCCGCCGAGAGCCGGAAGTCGATCGAGTGGGCCGCCAAAAAGCGGGTCCCGATGGCGCAGGTGTACGTCGGGACGGAGAACCTCGTCGACTCCGCGGACTACTACCGACAGGTCGCACGCGAGGAGTACGGCTGGGAGCCCACGGAGGAGTACTTCTCGCCGTGCCGTCCGGTCTACGTCGCGGAGACGATGGGGAAGGCACGGGCGGAGGCGGAAGAACACCTCGAGTTCTTCTACGACACGCTGTTCGCCGGCCTCTACCGCGCCGGCGCGGTCCAGCAGGTCGGCGAGTCCGCCTACCGGGAGGACGACTCCTTCTCCTATGCGGACCACACGCCCGAGAAGGGGAAGAAGGCGATGAACTTCGACTTCGACGAACTACAGGAGACCGGCGAGATCATCGTCGGGTCGCCCGAGTACGTGGTCGGCGAGATCGAGCGCCAGTACGAGGCGATCGGCGGGTTCGGCACGTTCATCGGACTGTTCCAGTTCGGGACGCTCCCCGACGACCTGGTTCGACGGAACCTCGAACGGTTCAGCGACGACGTCATGCCCGAAGTGCGGTCGCTGACGAACTGA
- a CDS encoding flavin reductase family protein codes for MVEQDQFRQVMGNFATGVTVVTTTVDGDDHAMTVNSFASVSLDPPLVLFNADKGTTSHDLIAESERYAVNVLSAEQEWLSNRFAGEHKEMDDPWEDVTFRREATGSPIVEEAICYMDCTLTESYDGGDHTIYLGHVEEMGVQEPDAAPLTFFRGQYGTIE; via the coding sequence ATGGTCGAGCAAGATCAGTTCCGACAGGTGATGGGAAACTTCGCGACGGGCGTGACGGTCGTGACGACGACGGTCGACGGGGACGATCACGCGATGACCGTGAACTCGTTCGCCTCGGTGTCGCTCGATCCCCCGCTCGTCCTGTTCAACGCTGACAAGGGAACGACGTCGCACGACCTGATCGCCGAGAGCGAGCGCTACGCGGTGAACGTCCTCTCCGCGGAGCAGGAGTGGCTCTCGAACCGCTTCGCGGGCGAACACAAGGAGATGGACGACCCCTGGGAGGACGTCACGTTCCGTCGGGAGGCGACCGGATCGCCGATCGTCGAGGAGGCGATCTGTTACATGGACTGTACCCTCACGGAGAGCTACGACGGGGGCGACCACACCATCTATCTCGGCCACGTCGAGGAGATGGGCGTCCAGGAGCCCGACGCGGCCCCGCTCACGTTCTTCAGGGGCCAGTACGGCACCATCGAGTAA
- a CDS encoding MBL fold metallo-hydrolase: protein MTGVTEIQDGVYDVTAKTFADGRRYRVFLVDGETPTLFDTGFADGADETVARIEETGMTPERIVLTHGDHDHVGGLGTITEAFDADVWASAQTDLDGHEPDHVYDDGDTIGGFEALHVPGHKEDSYAFVDEDRGVMVSGDVVSGSDQRGMPAGYPVLPPAAYSTDLIALEEGLERLLDYSFDVILVFHGSSILEEGRDRLDRFVNFPGKPE, encoded by the coding sequence ATGACGGGAGTCACGGAGATTCAGGACGGCGTGTACGACGTCACGGCGAAGACGTTCGCGGACGGCCGGCGGTATCGCGTGTTCCTCGTGGACGGGGAGACGCCGACGCTGTTCGACACCGGCTTCGCCGACGGCGCGGACGAAACCGTCGCCCGCATCGAGGAAACCGGGATGACGCCCGAACGGATCGTGCTCACCCACGGCGATCACGACCACGTCGGCGGGCTCGGGACGATCACCGAGGCGTTCGACGCCGACGTCTGGGCCTCGGCACAGACGGATCTGGACGGTCACGAGCCGGATCACGTCTACGACGACGGCGACACGATCGGCGGGTTCGAGGCGCTCCACGTCCCCGGTCACAAGGAGGACAGTTACGCGTTCGTCGACGAGGACCGCGGCGTGATGGTGTCGGGCGACGTCGTGAGCGGGTCGGACCAGCGCGGGATGCCGGCCGGCTACCCCGTCCTCCCGCCGGCGGCGTACAGCACCGACCTCATCGCCCTGGAGGAGGGGCTCGAACGGCTGCTCGACTACTCGTTCGACGTCATCCTCGTCTTCCACGGGAGCTCGATACTCGAGGAGGGGCGCGACCGGCTCGACCGGTTCGTCAACTTCCCCGGCAAGCCGGAGTAG
- a CDS encoding MFS transporter, giving the protein MVDGEARVPETVHGWWIVLVGTLSMTFTFGTPYSYGLFLGAFAETFDVSRVTLSTVFSVELFAFYAGAGVVGVLVTRLPARAVLLVTGGTTALLAPSLYVVDSLAGLFVVFGLLGTALGTVYVVLASVVPQWFRERRGLATGVLFMGNGLGLLVLPPAWRYGFEQFGVRRGFLIVVGVSAVSFLLAGAFCRRPPWSEPGGESLADLSRWLVRLAGGRGFQLTFLGMGLAFAWYYLLAAYAVDLFVTRGLSEATATLAFGFIGGVSVFSRVGSGVVADRFGYRRTFLASLGLAALGSALLLVPSAVFVFLSVCVFGLALGAIGTLYIPILMRRYDPEKDTAIIGVFNVTFGVFALAAPPVGTALIAYSGSYSGVTVLTLLASIGAICAVWLGTPPAQLDSS; this is encoded by the coding sequence GTGGTCGACGGAGAAGCTCGTGTCCCGGAAACCGTCCACGGGTGGTGGATCGTGCTCGTGGGGACGCTCTCGATGACGTTCACGTTCGGAACGCCCTACTCGTACGGGCTGTTCCTGGGAGCGTTCGCCGAGACGTTCGACGTGTCGCGCGTCACCCTCTCGACCGTCTTCTCCGTCGAACTGTTCGCGTTCTACGCCGGCGCGGGCGTGGTCGGGGTCCTCGTGACGCGGCTCCCGGCCCGCGCCGTACTGCTGGTCACCGGCGGTACGACCGCGTTACTCGCGCCGTCCCTCTACGTCGTGGACTCGCTCGCGGGGCTGTTCGTCGTCTTCGGACTGCTCGGGACCGCGCTGGGGACCGTGTACGTGGTGCTGGCGTCAGTCGTCCCCCAGTGGTTTCGGGAGCGTCGCGGCCTTGCGACGGGCGTCCTCTTCATGGGCAACGGGCTCGGACTCCTCGTGCTTCCGCCGGCCTGGCGGTACGGCTTCGAGCAGTTCGGCGTTCGGCGGGGGTTCCTCATCGTCGTCGGGGTCAGCGCAGTTTCGTTCCTCCTCGCCGGCGCGTTCTGCCGACGGCCGCCCTGGAGCGAGCCCGGCGGCGAGTCGCTGGCGGACCTCTCCCGCTGGCTGGTCCGGCTGGCGGGCGGTCGCGGGTTCCAGTTGACGTTCCTCGGCATGGGGCTCGCGTTCGCCTGGTACTACCTGCTCGCCGCCTACGCGGTCGATCTGTTCGTCACCCGGGGTCTCTCGGAGGCGACGGCGACGCTCGCGTTCGGGTTCATCGGCGGGGTCAGCGTTTTCTCGCGGGTCGGGAGCGGCGTGGTCGCCGATCGGTTCGGCTACCGGCGAACGTTCCTCGCTTCGCTCGGCCTGGCGGCGCTTGGAAGCGCGCTGCTGTTGGTTCCCAGCGCCGTCTTCGTCTTCCTGTCCGTCTGCGTCTTCGGCCTCGCGCTCGGAGCCATCGGCACCCTGTACATCCCGATCCTCATGCGGCGGTACGACCCCGAGAAGGACACGGCGATCATCGGCGTGTTCAACGTGACCTTCGGCGTGTTCGCGCTGGCCGCACCGCCGGTCGGGACGGCCCTGATCGCGTACAGCGGGTCCTACTCGGGAGTCACCGTGCTCACGCTGCTCGCGTCGATCGGCGCCATCTGTGCGGTCTGGCTGGGAACGCCCCCGGCGCAACTGGACTCCTCCTGA
- a CDS encoding amidohydrolase family protein gives MSVEESGPEAEVPPEAFETRIVDVDFHMNPAEEVLLEYVDDGTVREKLTTEFGMTPRKGKWDAAYAIKGGNEGLFTQGRAQTPADVREAARTFAIDEPVVNAGINNLPTQHHPVLKNAVAGAANDWLLDAVVPEDLHCLMMLPQWDPEFAVEEIERVGDERGIVGAYGWFGPFRLFGTTDFDPVFEALEANDLPLFLHGSLSFWPQNTPVGDGTYTWTEILGFDWPVHAQMTTVNMIMSGVFDRFPDVQVVIQEGGHWWLPFLRYRMDEFYEMHPEDVAITPRKFEAGERYLDRSPSEYLRDNVNVCTQPMAPPDRSGELRNLLELSMAADTFLYSSDWPHQTLDPATWAFDNPAIDDELRDAILHGNAERLLGI, from the coding sequence ATGTCGGTAGAGGAGTCGGGCCCGGAGGCAGAGGTCCCGCCCGAGGCGTTCGAGACGCGCATCGTCGACGTCGACTTCCACATGAACCCCGCCGAGGAGGTCCTCCTCGAGTACGTGGACGACGGGACGGTGCGGGAGAAGCTGACGACGGAGTTCGGGATGACCCCCCGGAAGGGCAAGTGGGACGCCGCCTACGCGATCAAGGGGGGCAACGAGGGGCTGTTCACGCAGGGGCGCGCACAGACCCCGGCGGACGTCCGCGAGGCGGCGCGGACGTTCGCGATCGACGAGCCGGTCGTCAACGCCGGGATCAACAACCTGCCGACCCAGCACCACCCCGTGCTGAAGAACGCGGTCGCGGGGGCGGCCAACGACTGGCTCCTCGACGCCGTCGTGCCCGAGGACCTCCACTGTCTCATGATGCTCCCCCAGTGGGACCCCGAGTTCGCGGTCGAGGAGATCGAACGCGTCGGCGACGAGCGGGGGATCGTGGGCGCGTACGGCTGGTTCGGTCCGTTCCGGCTGTTCGGGACCACCGACTTCGATCCCGTGTTCGAGGCGCTGGAGGCCAACGACCTCCCGCTGTTCCTCCACGGGTCGCTCTCGTTCTGGCCCCAGAACACCCCCGTCGGCGACGGCACGTACACGTGGACCGAGATACTGGGGTTCGACTGGCCCGTCCACGCCCAGATGACGACGGTCAACATGATCATGAGCGGGGTGTTCGACCGGTTCCCGGACGTCCAGGTCGTCATCCAGGAGGGGGGCCACTGGTGGCTCCCGTTCCTCCGCTATCGGATGGACGAGTTCTACGAGATGCACCCCGAGGACGTCGCGATCACGCCGCGGAAGTTCGAGGCCGGGGAGCGGTACCTGGACCGCTCCCCGAGCGAGTACCTTCGGGATAACGTCAACGTCTGCACCCAGCCGATGGCGCCGCCCGACCGGTCCGGGGAGCTGCGGAACCTGCTCGAACTGTCGATGGCGGCGGACACGTTCCTCTATTCGAGCGACTGGCCCCACCAGACGCTCGACCCGGCGACGTGGGCGTTCGACAACCCGGCGATCGACGACGAACTGCGCGACGCGATCCTGCACGGGAACGCCGAGCGGCTCCTCGGGATCTGA
- a CDS encoding alpha/beta fold hydrolase, giving the protein MSQSYTSRYLDVNDLKTHYLEAGEGNDETLVLIHSGEFGATAELSWEPVIDDLAEDYHVLAPDLLGYGRSEKVFDFGDQFDRRVRHVGAFLDALYVDEAHFIGHSMGAGYIASLACEDDPEWNMNKIVLVSGGGGAPQGFGEILHNFEATEEDVREILSLLFYEEWYDQAYVDRKRAASRIPGHWQSTAAIRFNTPFEEDREFRRSHEYERVDVPTLIFGGQDDPLQPPEAMTELHEMIPGSELVLLEETHHSAHIEHPEEFLSRTREFLES; this is encoded by the coding sequence ATGAGTCAATCCTACACGAGTCGGTACCTCGACGTCAACGACTTGAAAACACACTACCTCGAAGCGGGCGAGGGCAACGACGAGACGCTCGTCCTGATTCACTCGGGCGAGTTCGGCGCGACCGCGGAGCTCAGTTGGGAGCCAGTCATCGACGACCTGGCGGAGGACTATCACGTCCTCGCGCCCGACCTGCTCGGGTACGGCCGCTCCGAGAAAGTGTTCGACTTCGGGGACCAGTTCGACCGACGGGTGCGCCACGTCGGGGCGTTCCTCGACGCGCTGTACGTCGACGAGGCGCACTTCATCGGCCACTCGATGGGCGCCGGCTACATCGCCAGCCTCGCGTGCGAGGACGACCCGGAGTGGAACATGAACAAGATCGTCCTCGTGAGCGGCGGCGGCGGGGCCCCGCAGGGGTTCGGCGAGATCCTCCACAACTTCGAGGCCACCGAGGAGGACGTCCGCGAGATCCTCTCGCTCCTGTTCTACGAGGAGTGGTACGACCAGGCGTACGTCGACCGGAAACGGGCGGCGAGCAGGATCCCCGGCCACTGGCAGAGCACCGCCGCCATCCGGTTCAACACGCCGTTCGAGGAGGACCGGGAGTTCAGGCGCAGCCACGAGTACGAGCGGGTCGACGTGCCGACGCTCATCTTCGGCGGGCAGGATGACCCCCTGCAGCCGCCCGAGGCGATGACCGAACTCCACGAGATGATCCCGGGCTCGGAACTCGTCCTGCTCGAGGAGACTCACCACAGCGCACACATCGAACACCCCGAGGAGTTCCTCTCGCGGACCAGGGAGTTCCTCGAGTCCTGA
- a CDS encoding MBL fold metallo-hydrolase — MTRIDVLLQGIPGRSSQGYLGQASAALVDESTVVDVGSLARRPLLTDALDEVGVDPNDVEDVLLTHVHFDHCDNVDLFENATVHVYEEELARVRNGEYDWATPRNAAAMLDSLGVEPFALGDTVGGLEAFPTPGHTEHHVGFLLSQGDRTYGFTGDAVKNTREVATENPMVLHDKREAIETIRDVKSRVDLVIPGHDSPFYIEDGAPVPTVDVDFGVNLQTSPEAAVTADLSTSRSTLRELPEDVSLASSRQAFH; from the coding sequence ATGACGCGAATAGACGTGCTCCTGCAGGGCATCCCCGGACGGTCGAGTCAGGGCTACCTCGGACAGGCATCGGCGGCGCTGGTGGACGAGTCGACGGTCGTCGACGTCGGCTCGCTGGCGCGGCGACCGCTCCTCACGGACGCGCTCGATGAGGTCGGCGTGGATCCGAACGACGTCGAGGACGTGCTGCTCACGCACGTCCACTTCGATCACTGTGACAACGTGGACCTCTTCGAGAACGCGACGGTTCACGTGTACGAGGAGGAACTGGCACGCGTTCGAAACGGCGAGTACGACTGGGCGACCCCGCGCAACGCCGCGGCGATGCTCGACTCGCTCGGGGTCGAACCGTTCGCGCTCGGCGATACCGTCGGCGGCCTGGAGGCGTTCCCGACGCCCGGCCACACGGAACACCACGTCGGGTTCCTGCTGTCCCAGGGGGACCGCACCTACGGCTTCACCGGCGACGCCGTGAAGAACACGCGCGAGGTGGCCACGGAGAACCCGATGGTGCTCCACGACAAGCGGGAGGCCATCGAGACGATTCGGGACGTGAAATCGCGGGTCGATCTCGTGATCCCCGGCCACGACTCGCCGTTCTACATCGAGGACGGCGCGCCCGTCCCGACCGTCGACGTCGACTTCGGCGTGAACCTCCAGACCTCGCCCGAGGCGGCGGTCACGGCCGACCTGTCGACGTCGCGCTCGACGCTCCGCGAGCTTCCCGAGGACGTGTCCCTCGCGTCGTCCCGGCAGGCGTTTCACTGA
- a CDS encoding nuclear transport factor 2 family protein: MSERDRSQLERIHYEYIRAVDDGEPESLANLFAPNGTFALGDRSFEGREEIREFLESSAANRPAAYQHLATNPIITVEGDEATARWSYVLLKADDPDHGDGEWAMGTHDVEYGKHGGEWKMDRLTATRTYTGDV; the protein is encoded by the coding sequence ATGTCCGAACGCGATAGAAGCCAGCTCGAGCGGATCCACTACGAGTACATCCGGGCGGTCGACGACGGCGAGCCCGAATCGTTGGCGAACCTGTTCGCTCCGAACGGCACGTTCGCCCTCGGGGACCGGTCGTTCGAGGGTCGCGAGGAGATCCGGGAGTTCCTCGAATCCAGCGCGGCGAACAGGCCGGCCGCGTATCAGCACCTCGCCACGAACCCCATCATCACGGTCGAGGGCGACGAGGCGACCGCCCGCTGGTCGTACGTGCTCCTGAAGGCCGACGACCCGGACCACGGGGATGGCGAGTGGGCGATGGGCACACACGACGTCGAGTACGGCAAACACGGGGGCGAGTGGAAGATGGACCGGCTCACGGCCACCCGGACGTACACCGGCGACGTCTAA
- a CDS encoding carbon-nitrogen family hydrolase, whose amino-acid sequence MQLALVQFEPRGTVAGNREHVEERVREAAADGADLVVLPEIWNVGYFAFDRYEADAEPLDGETVSAVRSLAAEVGIPIHAGSIVERDGDDLYNTSVYVDDAGEVRATYRKMHLFGYESAENELLTPGDEVVCFETAFGTVGLATCYDLRFPALFRAMSDRGVDLLLVTSAWPLARLDHWSLLTRTRALEHQCVLAAANGVGPNEGVELGGHSCVVDPWGTPVANAGGREGTIHARVDPATVGESRAEFPTLADRRIDVRYDVGDPREGELND is encoded by the coding sequence ATGCAACTGGCACTCGTGCAGTTCGAACCGCGGGGCACGGTCGCGGGAAACCGCGAGCACGTCGAGGAACGGGTCCGGGAGGCGGCCGCCGACGGCGCGGATCTGGTCGTCCTGCCCGAGATCTGGAACGTCGGCTACTTCGCGTTCGACCGGTACGAGGCGGACGCCGAACCCCTGGACGGCGAAACGGTTTCCGCGGTTCGATCGCTCGCGGCCGAGGTGGGGATACCGATCCACGCTGGGAGCATCGTCGAGCGGGACGGTGACGACCTGTACAACACGAGCGTCTACGTCGACGACGCGGGCGAGGTGCGGGCGACCTACCGGAAGATGCACCTGTTCGGCTACGAGTCCGCCGAGAACGAACTGCTCACTCCCGGGGACGAGGTCGTGTGCTTCGAGACGGCGTTCGGGACGGTCGGGCTCGCGACGTGCTACGATCTCAGGTTCCCGGCCCTGTTCCGGGCGATGTCGGACCGCGGCGTCGACCTCCTGCTCGTGACGTCGGCGTGGCCGCTTGCGCGGCTCGACCACTGGTCGCTGTTGACGCGGACCCGGGCGCTCGAACACCAGTGCGTGCTCGCCGCGGCGAACGGGGTCGGTCCGAACGAGGGGGTCGAACTCGGCGGCCACAGCTGTGTCGTCGATCCATGGGGGACGCCGGTCGCGAACGCGGGAGGGCGCGAGGGGACGATCCACGCGCGGGTCGACCCGGCGACGGTCGGCGAGTCCCGCGCCGAGTTCCCGACGCTGGCTGATCGACGGATCGACGTCCGGTACGACGTCGGGGACCCGCGGGAGGGCGAGTTGAACGACTGA
- a CDS encoding polysaccharide deacetylase family protein, whose protein sequence is MEELSELRRLETRAFFGFIAEHAGSDAELDRRTFHALARYTDEEYRTLSRLFLDADARASVAFLGRDADERAAIIEELDDEGHEIVLHGYRHVECAGLPYDLAHENLARGLDAIEDAAGVRPEGFFAPFKEVSEGTLRAADELGLTWILGRSEADAPDGIDLFDSVFPHDTRLLGGDGTPEAAFAELTDRAAPGETFLFHPNLVEYHGAMDEFDAWTREVRPTAVGRAGPEDVGVVLDCLRPLAVE, encoded by the coding sequence ATGGAGGAGCTATCGGAGCTACGGCGGCTGGAAACGCGGGCGTTCTTCGGGTTCATCGCCGAGCACGCCGGGTCCGACGCGGAGCTGGACAGGCGCACGTTCCACGCACTCGCCCGCTACACTGACGAGGAGTACCGGACGCTCTCGCGGCTGTTCCTCGACGCCGACGCGCGGGCGAGCGTCGCGTTCCTCGGACGGGACGCCGACGAGCGGGCGGCGATCATCGAGGAACTCGACGACGAGGGCCACGAGATCGTGCTCCACGGGTATCGACACGTCGAGTGCGCGGGGCTCCCGTACGACCTCGCCCACGAGAACCTCGCGCGGGGGCTCGACGCCATCGAGGACGCCGCGGGCGTCCGCCCGGAGGGCTTCTTCGCGCCGTTCAAGGAGGTGAGCGAGGGGACGCTCCGGGCCGCGGACGAACTCGGCCTCACGTGGATCCTCGGCCGGTCAGAAGCCGACGCGCCGGACGGGATCGACCTGTTCGACTCCGTGTTCCCCCACGACACGCGCCTGCTCGGCGGCGACGGAACGCCCGAGGCGGCGTTCGCGGAGCTCACGGACCGTGCCGCCCCTGGCGAGACGTTCCTCTTCCACCCGAACCTCGTCGAGTACCACGGCGCGATGGACGAGTTCGACGCGTGGACGAGGGAGGTCCGGCCGACCGCGGTCGGCCGAGCGGGGCCCGAGGACGTCGGCGTCGTGCTCGACTGCCTGCGCCCGCTCGCGGTCGAATAG